One genomic window of Fusarium verticillioides 7600 chromosome 2, whole genome shotgun sequence includes the following:
- a CDS encoding muconate cycloisomerase codes for MLLLPPRTPVPSSFSQRTSLLMPSTAILSMITLATALSSPPIPLQRLSRKMFRTTLTSLTRVFTEWSLILRRSTFILPTSVLTRSGPIAVSTKTTLLLSWSVLSIVPDARDHPRWVAMHPTGNYLYALMEKGNRICEYLIDPATRLPVYTHKHYPLIPPGIPDRWTQYRADVCVLSSSGKYLFASSRANSFDLTGYVAAFKLSDTGAIERQICLNPTPTSGGHSNAVAPCPWTDEWVAITDDQEGWLEIYRWQDEHLARVARVRTPEPGFGMNAIWYD; via the coding sequence ATGCTTCTCTTGCCACCACGAACACCCGtgccatcttccttctcgcAGCGAACAAGCCTCCTTATGCCGTCTACTGCAATCCTTTCTATGATCACGCTGGCCACGGCGCTGTCTTCACCACCGATTCCACTACAAAGGCTCTCAAGGAAAATGTTCAGAACTACCCTTACCAGCCTAACACGGGTATTCACGGAATGGTCTTTGATCCTGAGGAGGAGTACCTTTATTCTGCCGACCTCCGTGCTAACAAGATCTGGACCCATCGCCGTgtcaacaaagacaacccTTCTCTTGAGCTGGTCGGTTCTGTCGATTGTCCCTGATGCTCGAGACCACCCCCGCTGGGTGGCCATGCATCCTACTGGAAACTACCTCTACGCTCTTATGGAGAAGGGCAACCGAATCTGCGAGTACCTCATCGATCCCGCAACTCGTCTGCCCGTTTACACTCATAAGCACTACCCTCTGATCCCTCCAGGTATCCCTGATAGGTGGACACAGTACCGTGCTGATGTCTGCGTGCTTTCGTCGTCGGGCAAGTATCTCTTTGCCTCGTCCCGTGCCAACTCCTTCGACCTGACAGGGTATGTGGCCgccttcaagctctcggATACCGGCGCCATTGAGCGCCAGATCTGCCTCAATCCTACACCTACGAGTGGTGGACATAGTAATGCGGTTGCACCTTGCCCTTGGACAGATGAGTGGGTAGCAATCACggatgatcaagaaggttggcTGGAGATCTACCGCTGGCAAGATGAGCACCTCGCCCGTGTTGCAAGGGTCAGAACACCAGAACCTGGTTTCGGCATGAACGCCATCTGGTATGACTGA